One genomic window of Acidobacteriota bacterium includes the following:
- a CDS encoding UDP-N-acetylmuramoyl-tripeptide--D-alanyl-D-alanine ligase, whose translation MTAPLWTSEDIELATGGSAQQAFTVTGTVSIDTRTLQPGDLFVALTDVRDGHDFVDAAFKAGAAGALVSKPVAGARAVMVGDVLEALTALGIAARIRCGAIRTAVTGSAGKTSVKEMLARIYAAFGPAHSNAKSFNNHWGVPLMLARMPEATQRAVFEIGMNTPGEIAPRSQMVRPQIGIITNIAAAHLEGLGSVEAIAREKSDIFAGLEAGGTIILPAEDAFLDFLSGRARELCPTGNVETFGRSADATARVTGYETDGRTSRISVDVVGRAANVSINAVGEHWAMNVAAALLAASQTGRSVAECAEALSGYAPPPGRGTAETLALPDGGSFTLIDDAYNANPASMRAALKSLAQRTGGRRLAALGDMREIGSTSAQEHVALAGPIAEAGVDGIFLAGPEMQRLAEALPPGLPQASAPSADDLWNQLQKALKDGDLLLIKGSNASGMGRLADRLRQWSAAAGLGKMESGPEGTARTS comes from the coding sequence GTGACCGCGCCGCTCTGGACCTCCGAAGACATCGAACTTGCCACTGGCGGCAGCGCCCAGCAGGCTTTCACGGTCACTGGCACCGTGTCGATCGACACGCGCACGCTGCAGCCGGGCGATCTGTTCGTGGCGCTGACCGATGTGCGCGATGGGCACGACTTCGTTGACGCCGCCTTCAAGGCCGGCGCCGCCGGCGCGCTCGTCTCGAAGCCGGTCGCAGGTGCCCGCGCCGTGATGGTCGGCGATGTGCTGGAGGCGCTGACGGCGCTCGGCATTGCCGCCCGCATCCGCTGCGGCGCGATCCGCACGGCGGTCACCGGGTCTGCCGGCAAGACGTCCGTGAAGGAAATGCTGGCGCGCATCTATGCCGCCTTCGGCCCGGCTCACTCCAACGCCAAGAGCTTCAACAATCACTGGGGCGTGCCGCTGATGCTGGCGCGGATGCCGGAAGCGACGCAGCGCGCGGTGTTCGAGATCGGCATGAACACGCCCGGCGAGATCGCGCCGCGCAGCCAGATGGTGCGTCCGCAGATCGGCATCATTACCAATATCGCGGCGGCGCATCTGGAAGGCCTTGGCTCGGTCGAGGCGATCGCGCGCGAGAAGTCCGACATCTTCGCCGGCCTCGAAGCGGGCGGCACGATCATCCTGCCGGCCGAAGACGCCTTCCTCGATTTCCTTTCGGGCCGGGCCCGCGAACTCTGCCCCACCGGCAATGTCGAAACTTTCGGCCGCTCGGCCGACGCCACCGCGCGCGTCACCGGCTACGAGACCGATGGCCGCACCAGCCGGATCTCGGTCGATGTGGTCGGGCGCGCGGCGAATGTGTCGATCAACGCGGTCGGCGAACACTGGGCGATGAACGTCGCCGCCGCCCTGCTCGCCGCCAGCCAGACCGGACGCTCGGTGGCCGAGTGCGCCGAGGCGCTGTCCGGCTACGCGCCGCCGCCCGGACGCGGCACGGCGGAGACGCTGGCGCTGCCAGATGGCGGAAGTTTCACTTTGATCGACGACGCCTACAACGCAAACCCTGCCAGCATGCGGGCGGCGCTGAAATCGCTCGCGCAGCGCACCGGCGGGCGGCGCCTCGCGGCGCTCGGCGACATGCGCGAAATCGGGTCGACCTCGGCGCAGGAGCATGTCGCCCTGGCCGGTCCGATCGCTGAAGCGGGGGTCGATGGAATATTCCTCGCAGGACCCGAAATGCAGCGCCTCGCCGAGGCGTTGCCGCCGGGTCTTCCCCAGGCATCTGCTCCGTCAGCGGATGACTTGTGGAATCAGCTGCAAAAAGCCCTGAAGGACGGCGATCTGCTCTTGATCAAAGGGTCGAATGCCTCCGGGATGGGACGGTTAGCGGACCGCCTGCGCCAATGGAGTGCAGCGGCCGGATTGGGCAAGATGGAAAGCGGTCCAGAAGGGACTGCGAGGACAAGCTGA
- a CDS encoding UDP-N-acetylmuramoyl-L-alanyl-D-glutamate--2,6-diaminopimelate ligase, translating to MKLKDLFPLAENGETEILGMTADSRQVKPGWLFAALKGSVHDGAKFAAMARQQGAAAILSDGSADAGGLPHVVADEPRRALALAAKRFHPAQPATVVAITGTNGKSSTVDFARQIWSSAGLKAASMGTLGAIGPAGKIDVGHTTPDPVTIHETLEILAGQGVTHCAMEASSHGLEQHRLDGVDLAAVGFLNFTQDHLDYHGSMEEYLQSKLRLFKSLAPKGVPAIVNADSPQRDVFEAAAKDAGLKVVSFGWKGEDLWIDELMPKQAGQSLFLYWRDVEQKPVELPLIGEFQALNALAAAAICLSLGMEFPAVAEGLSKLKPVKGRLEYVGRTETGATVFVDYAHTPDGLDVLLRAARPHTAGRLKVIFGCGGDRDAKKRPIMGEIASRQADDVIVTDDNPRSEDAAKIRAAVLGGARGAREIGDRGEAIRTVIRELKKGDTLVIAGKGHETGQIVGKDVLPFSDQDEARAALAGSLA from the coding sequence GTGAAATTGAAGGACCTCTTCCCGCTTGCCGAGAACGGCGAGACCGAGATCCTCGGCATGACGGCCGACAGCCGCCAGGTGAAACCCGGCTGGTTGTTTGCGGCGCTGAAGGGCAGCGTGCATGACGGCGCGAAGTTCGCAGCGATGGCGCGCCAGCAGGGCGCCGCCGCGATCCTGTCCGATGGCAGCGCCGACGCCGGCGGCCTGCCGCATGTGGTGGCCGATGAACCGCGCCGCGCCCTCGCCCTTGCGGCCAAGCGTTTCCACCCGGCCCAGCCTGCCACCGTGGTCGCCATCACCGGCACCAATGGCAAATCCTCGACGGTCGACTTTGCCCGCCAGATCTGGAGCAGCGCCGGCCTGAAAGCCGCCTCGATGGGCACGCTCGGCGCCATCGGCCCGGCCGGCAAGATCGATGTCGGCCACACGACGCCCGATCCCGTGACCATCCACGAAACACTGGAAATCCTGGCCGGGCAGGGTGTCACGCACTGCGCGATGGAAGCCTCCAGCCATGGGCTCGAGCAGCACCGCCTCGACGGGGTCGATCTCGCGGCCGTCGGCTTCCTGAACTTCACGCAGGACCATCTCGATTACCACGGCTCGATGGAGGAATATCTCCAGTCGAAGCTGCGCCTGTTCAAGTCGCTGGCGCCGAAAGGCGTGCCGGCGATCGTCAATGCCGACAGCCCGCAGCGCGACGTGTTCGAGGCGGCGGCCAAAGACGCTGGCCTGAAGGTCGTCTCGTTCGGCTGGAAGGGCGAAGACCTCTGGATCGACGAGCTGATGCCGAAACAGGCCGGCCAGTCGCTGTTCCTCTACTGGCGCGATGTCGAACAGAAGCCAGTCGAGCTGCCGCTGATCGGCGAGTTCCAGGCGCTGAACGCGCTGGCGGCCGCCGCAATCTGCCTGTCGCTGGGCATGGAGTTCCCGGCCGTAGCCGAGGGCCTGTCGAAACTGAAACCGGTCAAGGGCCGGCTTGAATATGTCGGCCGGACTGAAACCGGCGCGACCGTGTTCGTCGACTATGCCCATACGCCGGACGGCCTCGACGTGCTGCTGCGCGCCGCGCGTCCGCACACGGCCGGCCGCCTGAAGGTGATCTTCGGCTGCGGCGGCGACCGCGACGCCAAGAAGCGCCCGATCATGGGCGAGATCGCCAGCCGCCAGGCCGACGATGTGATCGTCACCGACGACAATCCGCGTTCGGAAGATGCCGCGAAGATCCGCGCAGCGGTCCTCGGCGGTGCCAGGGGCGCGCGCGAGATCGGCGACCGGGGCGAAGCGATCCGCACGGTGATCCGCGAACTGAAGAAGGGCGACACGCTGGTGATCGCGGGCAAGGGACACGAGACCGGGCAGATCGTCGGCAAGGACGTGCTGCCCTTCTCCGACCAGGACGAGGCGCGCGCCGCGCTCGCCGGGAGCCTCGCGTGA
- a CDS encoding UDP-N-acetylmuramoyl-L-alanine--D-glutamate ligase, which yields MIRITEYAGRDVAVYGLGRTGLSAALALKAGGARVHAWDDNEETRAKAEAAGIALSDINKRDWQTFAALVLSPGIPYKFPQPHRLVRMAEMTGVPVIGDMELFARAVQAMPERSRPKIVGITGTNGKSTTTSLVGHVLKEAGRDVRVGGNIGTGVLDLAALHSNAIYVLELSSYQLDLVKSLHCNVAVMLNLSPDHLDRHGGMDGYQAAKMRIFQNQTPQDMAVVGFDDIYTQSIAIGLSASGPQRVTQISSTYTLGKGVSAVEGRLYDNLSGKAEFIGKMEDCPALQGRHNCQNAAAAFAVCRALGLDAPTIMAGLKSFPGLAHRMENIGSVSGVRFVNDSKATNAEAAAQALRAFKNIYWIAGGVPKAEGILPLAPLFPNIAKAYLIGQAEDAFTATLQGKVPVQACGTMDRAVDAAFRDALAAGDTSPVVLLSPACASFDQFKDYEHRGDVFRSLVKSMMPAPLKESA from the coding sequence ATGATCCGGATTACCGAATACGCTGGACGAGACGTTGCCGTGTATGGCCTTGGCCGCACGGGTCTCAGCGCTGCGCTGGCCCTGAAGGCCGGCGGCGCGCGCGTCCATGCGTGGGACGATAACGAGGAAACCCGCGCCAAGGCCGAAGCCGCCGGTATTGCCCTCTCGGACATCAACAAGCGCGACTGGCAGACCTTTGCCGCGCTCGTGCTGTCGCCCGGCATTCCCTACAAGTTCCCGCAGCCGCACCGCCTGGTGCGGATGGCCGAGATGACCGGCGTGCCGGTGATCGGCGACATGGAACTCTTCGCCCGCGCCGTGCAGGCGATGCCCGAGCGCAGCCGTCCGAAGATCGTCGGCATCACCGGCACCAACGGCAAGTCCACTACCACCTCGCTGGTCGGCCATGTGCTGAAGGAGGCGGGCCGCGATGTCCGCGTCGGCGGCAATATCGGCACCGGCGTGCTCGACCTCGCCGCCTTGCACTCCAATGCCATCTATGTGCTCGAGCTGTCGTCCTACCAGCTCGACCTCGTGAAGAGCCTGCACTGCAATGTGGCGGTGATGCTGAACCTGTCGCCGGACCATCTCGACCGGCATGGCGGCATGGACGGCTACCAGGCCGCCAAGATGCGCATCTTCCAGAACCAGACGCCGCAGGACATGGCGGTCGTCGGCTTCGACGACATCTACACGCAGTCCATCGCCATCGGACTGTCCGCCAGCGGCCCGCAGCGGGTGACACAGATCTCCTCGACCTACACGCTGGGCAAGGGCGTCAGCGCGGTCGAGGGCCGCCTCTATGACAATCTCAGCGGCAAGGCGGAATTCATCGGGAAGATGGAAGACTGCCCGGCCCTGCAGGGCCGTCACAATTGCCAGAACGCCGCCGCCGCCTTCGCGGTGTGCCGCGCGCTCGGCCTCGACGCGCCGACGATCATGGCCGGCCTCAAATCCTTCCCCGGGCTTGCCCACCGGATGGAGAACATCGGCTCGGTCAGCGGCGTCCGCTTCGTCAACGATTCCAAGGCGACCAATGCCGAAGCCGCCGCGCAGGCCCTGCGCGCCTTCAAGAACATCTACTGGATCGCCGGCGGCGTGCCAAAAGCGGAAGGCATCCTGCCACTCGCCCCGTTGTTCCCGAACATCGCCAAGGCCTACCTGATCGGGCAGGCGGAAGACGCCTTCACCGCCACGCTGCAAGGCAAGGTGCCGGTGCAGGCCTGCGGCACGATGGACCGCGCGGTCGACGCCGCCTTCCGCGACGCGCTGGCGGCAGGTGATACCTCGCCGGTGGTGCTGCTCTCGCCGGCCTGCGCCAGCTTCGACCAGTTCAAGGACTATGAGCATCGCGGCGACGTGTTCCGCAGCCTCGTCAAGTCGATGATGCCGGCGCCGCTGAAGGAGTCCGCGTGA
- a CDS encoding phospho-N-acetylmuramoyl-pentapeptide-transferase: MLYEWLSAPSGPLNLLNYITFRTGGAVVTAFLITVLFGDAMINSLRARQGKGQPIRDLSLEQQMSKKGTPTMGGLLIWLGLIVAVALWGNLRNPYVWVTLFVTFSYAFLGFLDDLAKVTKQSTDGVSAGARLIAGFGIAALACAVIMGLHGAHTPAGHAEWGPLNPLAEWIAMLAPETSVQPADPDFSGGVAVPFVNNYFLPLGGFFILFGMIVIVGAANAVNFTDGLDGLAIVPMTFAAAAYAMIAYLTGNFVFAEYLGIQFAPGAGELAVVLGAMIGAGMGFLWYNAYPAKVFMGDTGSLGLGGMLGVVAVATKHEFALVVIGGLFVIEAVSVLTQIGWFKITKRLTGEGKRIFLMAPLHHHFQKKNWPETRVVVRFWILSVLFALAGLATLKLR; the protein is encoded by the coding sequence ATGCTGTACGAATGGCTGTCCGCGCCAAGCGGACCCCTCAACCTGCTGAACTATATCACGTTCCGCACCGGCGGCGCGGTGGTCACCGCGTTCCTGATCACGGTGCTGTTCGGCGATGCGATGATCAACTCGCTGCGCGCCCGCCAGGGCAAGGGCCAGCCGATCCGCGACCTCTCGCTGGAACAGCAGATGTCGAAGAAGGGCACGCCGACGATGGGCGGCCTGCTGATCTGGCTCGGCCTGATCGTCGCCGTCGCGCTCTGGGGCAACCTGCGCAACCCCTATGTCTGGGTCACGCTGTTCGTCACCTTCTCCTACGCCTTCCTCGGCTTCCTCGATGACCTCGCGAAGGTCACCAAGCAATCGACCGATGGCGTCTCGGCCGGGGCGCGCCTGATCGCCGGGTTCGGCATCGCCGCCCTTGCCTGCGCCGTGATCATGGGCCTGCACGGCGCACATACGCCGGCTGGCCATGCCGAGTGGGGCCCACTGAACCCGCTCGCCGAGTGGATCGCCATGCTCGCGCCGGAAACCTCGGTCCAGCCCGCCGATCCGGATTTCTCCGGCGGTGTCGCCGTGCCCTTCGTCAACAACTACTTCCTGCCGCTGGGCGGTTTCTTCATTCTGTTCGGGATGATCGTCATCGTCGGCGCCGCCAATGCGGTGAACTTCACCGACGGGCTCGACGGCCTCGCCATCGTGCCAATGACCTTCGCCGCTGCCGCCTATGCGATGATCGCCTACCTCACCGGTAACTTCGTATTCGCCGAATATCTCGGCATCCAGTTCGCCCCTGGCGCCGGCGAGCTTGCCGTCGTGCTCGGCGCGATGATCGGCGCCGGCATGGGCTTTCTCTGGTACAATGCCTACCCGGCCAAGGTCTTCATGGGCGACACCGGCTCGCTCGGCCTTGGCGGCATGCTCGGCGTCGTCGCCGTCGCCACCAAGCACGAGTTCGCCCTCGTCGTGATCGGCGGCCTGTTCGTGATCGAAGCCGTCTCGGTGCTGACCCAGATCGGCTGGTTCAAGATCACCAAGCGCCTGACCGGGGAGGGCAAGCGCATCTTCCTGATGGCGCCGCTGCACCACCATTTCCAGAAGAAGAACTGGCCGGAAACGCGCGTCGTCGTCCGCTTCTGGATCCTCTCGGTCCTCTTCGCCCTCGCGGGCCTTGCCACGCTGAAGCTGAGGTGA